A window of Candidatus Nitrospira allomarina genomic DNA:
ATGCGGATGGTCTGTCTGAAAGTACGATTCTAGAGACGCAGTCTGGTGATGGGATTTTTTGATCTCCCAATGCCGACCATAGATGGTCTAACAAGGCTGAACGGACTCCAACGATTGAATTCCTCCGTAGGGACAAGTCTCACGATTACAAAGCCCACTCGATCGACCATGCCCATGGCTATTGAAAACGTGAAGGAAATTCTCTGATTAAACCTATCTTCGATTATAGTTTCAAGCACCGGTGTCTTCGACTTTCCCTCGAACCCTGTGCGTGTTTATTAGGAAAAAGTCCGAACACACGATGACACTGTTGACATTTTCATCCGGGGCAATTGCTTTGACCTGAAATTGAGGATTAGACTGGTGTCAGAGAAGGATTGATTGTCGATCATTTGAGGAGGATCTTACATGCCATACTCCAATCCATTTGCTCCGCGTTATGCATTATTGGCCAGCTTGTGTGGTCTGGTAACCCTTGGCGGCTGTGGCCAAGACTATACCAACTCAATAGGTGAAGCCGTTGCCAATGAACCTCCGCCTCAAGTACTTCCTTCAAATCAACAATCATCAACATTTGATAACACAAAGAGTAAGCCGGCATCACAAATATACGACTTCATCATGGAAGATATTGAGAATAAACCTCGCTCACTCAACGAGTTCAAAGGACAGGTCATCATGATCGTAAATACGGCAAGCTTTTGTGGGAATACGCCGCAATATGCCGGACTACAAACATTATATGAGCGATATCGTGATCAGGGGTTTACGATTTTGGCCTTTCCCGCAAATGACTTTGGCAAACAGGAACCTGGAGACAACAAGGAAATCGCCGAATTTTGCTATACAAAATATTCCTTGGAATTCCCGTTGTTTAGCAAAATCACGGTGGTTGGAGAACAGAAGCACCCTCTCTATCGCTATCTCACCGAAGACACCGACTTTACAGGTGAGATCACATGGAATTTTCAAAAATTCCTTATCAACCGAAAAGGGACTGTCATTGCGCGGTATGATCCTAGACAGAAGCCACTGTCCCCAGAAATCGTCAACGATATAGAAAACACCTTGCAATCTTCCTAAATCTAAGATCGTTTCTTAATATTATTGCTACTCATAGAAATAATCCTTGCTGAATAAAAGTGTTTTCCAATTTGTGAGCACACTTTCTTCGTCGGACTCTTTTTTTGGAGATGATTGTTCAAAAACATCCGTTCCGATCTTTCCTAGACCAGGGACGGGACATCCAAGGGTTTGGGATGCTTTTAGTCCTGGCAGGCACCTTGGATCTAGTATGGATAGCCAGCTACCCTCACTATGCACTCAAGATTTTCGGAACTACATTCAGCGGATGGGCAGGAGAATTGGTGAAATACCAACACCCTTTTATCCATTGGGCATTGGGATATGGTTTTTTGAAAAAAAACTTATGGGCATTCTGGGGCTACTTACTCTATCTTGGTCTCGGCTGCCTCAGTGAGTTGACGACCCAAGTAATCGAAGGACTCCATTCCACCCGGACATCCATGATTCTAGTTAGTCTTCTCTTTGGAAGTTACATTTTCCTACGGCGTGAGGTGTTTCTGTCTTCTGCCCCCTAAAAGATGAGTTAGGCTATTTCAATAAAGTGGCACCTATTTAAACATGACCATTTTATAATTGGAAAGCACTCCAAGACCAATGACAGAAATTTGAAATATGGAAAAGGGACGACGTCCAAATAGGACAGAGCCTACTGAAGATGTGTCTCTCAAAGGAAACAAGGGAAGAAGTAATAGGTAATCATACGATTGAGGAGAAAAAAGCAGAATGAGAAAAAGAAAAAATCTAGATGAATTTATAAAGTGATTCTGGGATGTATAAATGCCTTTTCGTAAATACCATGCCAAGAAGATTTCCTTCCTGCATAAGAATCTGATCTCTGACCTTTTTTGCGACAGCCGAACGGGTTCGTTCGGCTTCAACCACCAGCACAATACCATCAACGGTTTCACAAAGCGCCAAGCTATCTGCTGTGACATTGGCCGGAGAAGAATCTATGAGGATGAGGGAAAACTGCTCACGAACAATTTTCCACATATCAGTAGGATTGTAAAAAGTGCGTGTCGTAAGAGCTGACTGAACTTTAGAAGATAATGTAGCTAGGAAAAGATTCGATTGTTCAACCTGAGAAACGACACCATCAAGCGCCTTCCCATCTTTTAATACATGATCTAAAGGAGTTTTAGCCTCGATCCCGAATGCCTGATACTGACAAGGCTGCATAAGATCTGCTTCGACAAGAAGAACAGGCTTATTACTGTGCTGAGAGGAAACCAGAGCAAATTCCCGAACAAGGGTGGAGGTGCCTTCTCCCCTTCTTGACCCGATGAACTGAATGACGTTTTTGTCAGGACTTGGAAGTAATGCGGCGATATTTTGTGCCATGACCATTAATTCGGATTCACCATATAGCCTTGGACAAGACGTTGTATTTCTAACTTGTAATAAAGAAGGGGACGGGATGGATACAGAAGGAACTTCTATTGGCTCCTTTTTTGATTCATTGCCGGCAGCCAGCTTTTCTCCATACGCAATCTGAAGGGCATCGTAAATTTTACTCATAATGTTGTCTTATTCTTTCACGTACTCAGGTAACACAATTTTTTGACCTGGAAGAATGATATCGGGATCGCTGATTTGTGGGTTATGCCGTCGGAGCCATTCCACATATTGCCGGCTTGAGGAACCATAGGCTTCGTTGGCAATTTGACTCAAATTATCCCCTTCTTTGACCGCCCTGGTAATTGGTGAACCCTGGCTTGGCTTTGAAGCTACCCCGGTTTGATCCCTGAGTTTACCATCAGACTTGGAGGTTTCTATTACCTTTTCGACGGATTTTTTTGTCAGACCGGAATCCACTCCCCCTTTATCCGCATGAGGAATGGGTCTTTCTATTTGAGAGACAGATGAGGCCATAGGGATTGACTGCTCTTCAATTTGCCCTATGTTTTCTTCGGACATTTTTTCAGAGGAGGTCGCCCTCGCATTCTGGCTATCACGTTCGCTCAAGCCTATTTGGGATACTCCCACGGTTCCAGGAAGGAATATCGGGCTTAACAAAAAAGCCCCAATTGCCAAAAGTATGATCACGGCAACACCGACCGCCCACTTCATAAGATAAGATGAACGAGAGCCATCCAAGTCAGCAAGAATTTCCCGCACCTCGCTTACAGAAACCGGTTTTTGTTGCCTACCATATCCAGTGATCAGGGCATTATCGCAAAGAATATTAATTCTACGTGGAATGCCCTGAGCCTCGCGAATAATAAGCTTCATGGCTCCCTGCGTAAATAAAGGGGCCCCGGTGGTTGAAGACAGTGCAACCCGATGTTCAATATATGCTTGGCTCTCTTTGGGTTGCAGCGGGTGTATCGTTGCACGAAGGGCAATGCGTTGGTTCAAGGACTTCAAGGTAGGATGATTGAGTAATGCTGTTAATTCCGGCTGCCCGATTAAAACAATTTGGATAAGCTTGTCTGTGGATGTTTCCAAATTAGAGAGCAGCCGTAACTGTTCCAAGGTTTTAACCGGCATATTTTGAGCTTCGTCAATGACCAGCACAACCGTGCTGTCCGACCGGTATTCCTGAATCAATGCTTCCTGGAGTTGATTGACCATTTCAGCCGAATCTTCATGAGACGGAACAAGGTCAAGGCTTCGAAATATATCGGTCAGAAGCCCGTGAAATGATAAAACTGGATTAAGAATGTAGACTGTTTTCTGTTTTCGGTCACTTGTCTTTTCAAGGTACGCACGAATAATCGTCGTTTTTCCTACGCCGACTTCGCCATATATGGCGACAAAGCCTTTTCTTCTCTCAATTCCATAGATAATCGCCCCCATCGCTTCCTTATGGCTGGGGCTTAGATAAAGGAAATTTGGGTCAGGAGTAGTATGAAATGGTTCTTTTTTGAGACCGTAAAACGCTAGATACATAGTGATAAATTTCTGTTTACAGCTTTTGCCCGAAAGTAGCCAGGAGGGGGAGATTTAAATCGTTTGCCGCTTGTTCCGGGCGAGTATAGGCACCTTGAAAGTACTCTAGGAGAAGTCCAAATCCAGTTCCAGCCAATATCCCCAAAATAGCTCCCAAAGTTACAAGCAATATTGGAGAACGTCCCGCTGGCCCACCGGGTACCTCGGCGCGTTGGATTACACTAATGTTGGCCATTTTGAGCCGGTCCATTTCTTCAGATACATTCGCTTCTTCTACTCGAGTAAGATACAAATTGTAATTTTGCTCATCTGCTGCTCTCTGCCGCTCAAGGACAATCAGTTCTTTATTTAATTCATCAAGCCTCTGGATTTTTTTGTCCAGATCCTCGATTTGAAGGGCAATCACCTGACTGCTTGCCTGGAGGGTCGTTGACTCAGACACGGCTCCCAGCCTCTCCTTTTCAAGCTCGCTGTACATCGCTTTCTTTCCGCTTGCTATGGTATTAGCGCGCTCGTTCTTCTGTTCGGCAAGAATAAACTGTTCCACCTGGTCAATTTCTTTTCGAAGGTTCAAAACAGGAAAACTAGTTTCGGTGTATTTTGCTAGAAGCTTTTGTTCTTCCCGTTTCAGAGCAAACAATTCCGCCTTGGCTTTTTCCAGATTACCCCCTTCTTCCACCGTTGATACAGAAATATTATCGAGAATAGTTTTCATCTGAGTTTCCAGGGAAGCGATTTTACCTACCAATCCTTGCAGCTTATTCTTAGTCGTTTTGTATTCACTATCCAGTGTGGCCCGTTGATCCAGAAGACGGCGTTGTTGTTCGACAAGAGGGGAGGAAAGATCATGCCTATGCTTAAACGCCTGAAGATTTGCTTCCGCCTGTTCCAATTTCTCCTGGTAGGTATGTAATTGCTTCGTTAAAAACGAAGCCTTCGGATCGCTAAACACTTGAAGATGCTTCTCTTTCAATAAGTCAACAAGGAGATTGAGTGCTTCAGCTGCTACCTTAGGTCGGGGATTTAAATATGATATTTCAAGCACGCTCGAACCCTTGACCGGGGTGGGCAACAGATTTTTCATAAAAGTGGACACACCCTTCTCTAAAGGGTCTTGAATCTCCAATGAAGGATCCAAAAATTCCGGATAAACTTTTTCAACACCTAAAGTACTCACGACCCGTCTTATGAGGTCTCTACTAGAAATGATCTCCATTTCTGATTGAAGAGCAGCCTCCTCATTATATTTAACAAATTGACCTTCTTTCCCTACTTCAGGACGGAATACATGTTCCCTCCCAACCTTCAAGAGCAAACTCGTTTTAGCCTCATAGAGAGGGACCAACGTAAAGACATACCCTGCGACAATCCCAAAAACCAACAGAAAAATAGTGATTACCTTATTTTTATGCTTAAAGAGAGCGGTCAGGATATCTCGTAGACTTCCCAAGGGGTAAGGCAAACCCTCATCCGCTGCATAAACTTCAGGTTCCATATGTTATTTCCCTACAAAATTTCCTTCTGCTGCTATTGTGCCGGAATCTTCTCCAGGCACATTTGTTGAGCGAAGAAGGACGGCTACTTCGGGATTTTTGAGTTGCCCAGAATACGTCTTGATTAAAATCGCTCGAATTTGTTCTACAGTATGTCCAACAACAGTAATTTCTCCAACCAACTGCAAGGCGATCCGTCCATCAGGCCGGACTAGAACTGTTTCATTGAGTTCGGGATTAAAAAAGAATTTAATATCGAGCTGATCCCCGACCTGAATTTGATAATCTTGTGGTGGGGTTTTACCTACTTTGGTGAGGTAATTGATGTAATTTTTTTCATCTGCTGTGACTTGGCGCCGAAGTTCATCGAGTTCCGGCCCCAAATTTCTCAGCCTATTCAGTTCCTTGTCCACTTCAGCAATTTGTTGCTTGATCACGCCACTTTGGGCTTCAGCCGAAACGAGGTCGGCTTGAGTGTGAAATAATTGCATTTCCATCTCAAGATAGAGCGGATTCTTGCCAGTGGAAACACTTCGTGCCACCTGAGACTCCTGTTCCTTTATGAACTGATTAATCAATTCCATTTCTTTTCGAATTGATTGAACATGGGGGTTATTCTCGGTGTATTTGTTTAATAATTCCTGTTCTTTTAATTGGAGGCTCAATAAATTATTCTTGGCTCCACCAACTACACCTTGCTCTGAAGCCGAACTTGATAGAGGAATCTGTTCAGGAATCTGGCTTATCTGATCCTGAATCCAGGCGAGCTTCTCTTGAAAGCCCTTTACTTGATTTTCGGCCTGCTTTAATGAGTCGTCCAAAGATTTACGCTGTTGAAGAAGATGATTCATTTGCGTTTCAATTAAAATTATTCCATGCTTCCGTTGAAAATCTTGAAGACGTCCCTCGGATTCTTCCAGACTTTGCTGGTAAGAACGAAGTTGTTGCTTCATAATCGAAAATACCTGATTGTCGGAATTTTCAACATCTGCCGGACTCGAAGCAGTTCCGGTCACTGGTCCCCCAGGGTCCGCATAAGAGAAACCCTGGAAAGCCAGGGTACCCCCAAACACAATGATTACAAGTAAAAAAGACAATGAGATTGTCATAACTAGACTATGTCTGTAGAAAGGTCGAAAAGCTAATTGAGGCTTTATAATATTCACGGTATTCCTTTCATCCCCTTTCAAAGCAAATCTCTTAAAATGCTATAAACTCATTAATTATAGAAAAGGGCTGAGCCTGGAAATTCAAGTAGCGTTCTTACACTCTTACACTTGCAAACATATTGACTTACCAAAATGACCTGGGCACATAGACCATATCAGACGGAAGCAGTCGAATATCCTGGCTCAAATCACCTCCATTGAGGGCCCCATCTAAATCCACATTAATGACAAACCTCTGACCATCTTGATCCTCTCGGATGACTTTTACGTCGCTTTTCTTCGCCGTGTCTTCCTTCATGCCCCCGGCACGCGCAATTGCTTGCAATACGCTTAGGGATCCAACCATTTCATATTCCCCCGGTGTTTTGACCTCTCCATCGACATAGATTCTATAAGGCTCCCGAATCGAACGAACAATGACGGCAATCTCTGGATTTTTTAGTTGCCCAACATATTTTTTCTCCAAAACGCCTTTGAGTTGCGCTGGGGTGAGATCTGCGGCTTTAACCTCATGAACTAATTGCAGGGAAATATGTCCATCAGGCCGCACAACTAAATCTTCTTCGTTTAACTCCGGATTAAAGAAGAATTTTACGCTCAATTGGTCGCCGGGTTGGATGATATAACGCGGATCATCAACGCTAATTTGTTCATGCTCCTTCCCATTACCCATAGATGGATGTTCAACATTAGTTTTTCCAGCCAAAGCAGGGTAACCATTGGGTTCCAGGCTTGAAGCATCTACTGTTTTCATCCCCTTCCACCCTGAATTACACCCACACAGAAGAATAAATGTGGTCACAACAATTAGAATTCTCATCCTCTTATATTCCTTCATAAAGTAACGAACCTCTCTGACCCCTCTATGGTCACTCAATTGCACCATAAAACGTCCTGATAGAGGAACTTAAAATAGGACTTCCCCGCATCATTAAAAATTTTATATTTTTCATACACTTATAGCATCACGCGAAAAACTATTAACCCTCAATGTACCAAGTTTAGCTTAGGTACATTTATCAATATATTTTTCATCCGAACCATAAATGTTACCTCATAAAACGAATTTCTATCAAGACCGATAAAAATTGAACTTTATCCCCTGTCGGAAGTATTGGTCTGGAAATTTAGAACGACCCTGACTTTAACCCCTTTAAGTTCTCCACCAGAATCGAATCAACATGCCATCATCCACCATCTTTCAGTCGCAGGATCTAGCTTGCCTCATCAATGAATTTGATATTCCTCACTCATCGCTGCCATTTCCAAAATTTCAGGACGGTGAAAAGTTGGCACCAGCTGCTGAAGAAGAAGTTCAATCACCGAGGGAGAATGACCCAATATCTGCACATCCTCCAGCTTGCTCAGAATATTATTCAAGAATGCCGGATCAAGGGATTGTCCCGATTGAATCCTGAGGATTTTATCAATTGATGAAGGCACAGCCTGCTCACATTCCCCAACCAATTCTTCTTCGAGTTTTTCTCCGGGGCGAAGGCCGATAAACTGGATAGGAATATTTTTCTCCGGCACATGACCAGAGAGTCGAATGAGGTTACGCGCAAGGTCCACCAGTTTAATTTGTCCTCCCATCTCCAGGACATAAATCGCCCCTTGCTCGCCAAGGGCTGCAGCCTGCAATACTAAGATCACTGCTTCTGGAATCAACATAAAGTAACGGCGCACCTCCGGATGCGTGACGGTGACTGGTCCACCGGCCTTAATCTGTTTTTGGAAGCGGGGTACGACACTGCCATTACTGCCCAAGACATTGCCAAAGCGAACGGTCAGAAATCGAGTTTGACTGTGACTCGCCATGGCCTGGACAACCAATTCCGCTACCCGCTTGGTCGCTCCCATGACACTGGACGGATTCACAGCCTTATCTGTCGAAATCAACACAAAATGCTCGGCGCCGAAGTGGGCGGCCGCTTCGGCCACTAAACGGGTCCCCAGGATATTGTTCTTGAAAGCCTCCCCCGGGTTCACCTCCATTAATGGAACATGCTTGTGAGCCGCCGCATGGAAGATTATTTCCGGGCGGTACGTTTTAAATGTCTCATGGAGACGGGGAACATCCGTGATATCTCCCAACACTTCATGAAGCACACCGGAGTTACCTTGGTCGGTCAGCTCCCCTGCAATGGCGTATAAGCTATTCTCGTGCCGTTCATATAGGATAAGTGCTTTGGGGGCAAGCGCGACAATTTGGCGGCAGAGTTCCGAACCAATAGATCCGCCAGCCCCTGTTACCAAGACCCGCTTCCCATCGATTAAATTTCGCACTGGCTGAGGATCCAACCCCACGGGGGGGGCGCTGAAGCAGGTCTTCAATTGCGAGATCACGGATTTGACTGATCGTGACTTTGCCTTCCAGGATATCGCCTAGGTTCGGGAGAGTTTTGATGCGAACGTTAAAGGGGGCCAGCAGTGCGGTAATATCTCGAAGAACCGCTGAATTTGTCCCAGGCAGGGCTACCAACACTTCCTCGGGTTTGTGCGTGTGAAGAATCCGTGACAGATCCTGGCGTGTTCCCAGAACTTTGATACCATGGATGCGCTTGCTTACTTTCGAGACATCATCGTCCACAAATCCAATGGGCGTATAGGAGGAAGTGGAATGTGATTGCATCTCCCGAACGATGTTTTCCCCTGCATCGCCGGCCCCAATTATTAGAACTCGTTTTGTCTTTCTCAGGACCTTCCGTTCCCGAAAGATTCGAACCGCAAGCCGGATCCCACAAAGAAACCCGATCAACAGGATACTATCGATAATAAAGATAGACCGGGGATAGCCGGTGATACCGAATCCCCATTTGACGAGACCATAGAATACTATGGTTCCAGCCAACACCCCACCCGTAATTTTC
This region includes:
- a CDS encoding AAA family ATPase, with translation MYLAFYGLKKEPFHTTPDPNFLYLSPSHKEAMGAIIYGIERRKGFVAIYGEVGVGKTTIIRAYLEKTSDRKQKTVYILNPVLSFHGLLTDIFRSLDLVPSHEDSAEMVNQLQEALIQEYRSDSTVVLVIDEAQNMPVKTLEQLRLLSNLETSTDKLIQIVLIGQPELTALLNHPTLKSLNQRIALRATIHPLQPKESQAYIEHRVALSSTTGAPLFTQGAMKLIIREAQGIPRRINILCDNALITGYGRQQKPVSVSEVREILADLDGSRSSYLMKWAVGVAVIILLAIGAFLLSPIFLPGTVGVSQIGLSERDSQNARATSSEKMSEENIGQIEEQSIPMASSVSQIERPIPHADKGGVDSGLTKKSVEKVIETSKSDGKLRDQTGVASKPSQGSPITRAVKEGDNLSQIANEAYGSSSRQYVEWLRRHNPQISDPDIILPGQKIVLPEYVKE
- a CDS encoding GumC family protein, producing the protein MEPEVYAADEGLPYPLGSLRDILTALFKHKNKVITIFLLVFGIVAGYVFTLVPLYEAKTSLLLKVGREHVFRPEVGKEGQFVKYNEEAALQSEMEIISSRDLIRRVVSTLGVEKVYPEFLDPSLEIQDPLEKGVSTFMKNLLPTPVKGSSVLEISYLNPRPKVAAEALNLLVDLLKEKHLQVFSDPKASFLTKQLHTYQEKLEQAEANLQAFKHRHDLSSPLVEQQRRLLDQRATLDSEYKTTKNKLQGLVGKIASLETQMKTILDNISVSTVEEGGNLEKAKAELFALKREEQKLLAKYTETSFPVLNLRKEIDQVEQFILAEQKNERANTIASGKKAMYSELEKERLGAVSESTTLQASSQVIALQIEDLDKKIQRLDELNKELIVLERQRAADEQNYNLYLTRVEEANVSEEMDRLKMANISVIQRAEVPGGPAGRSPILLVTLGAILGILAGTGFGLLLEYFQGAYTRPEQAANDLNLPLLATFGQKL
- a CDS encoding polysaccharide biosynthesis/export family protein, coding for MTGTASSPADVENSDNQVFSIMKQQLRSYQQSLEESEGRLQDFQRKHGIILIETQMNHLLQQRKSLDDSLKQAENQVKGFQEKLAWIQDQISQIPEQIPLSSSASEQGVVGGAKNNLLSLQLKEQELLNKYTENNPHVQSIRKEMELINQFIKEQESQVARSVSTGKNPLYLEMEMQLFHTQADLVSAEAQSGVIKQQIAEVDKELNRLRNLGPELDELRRQVTADEKNYINYLTKVGKTPPQDYQIQVGDQLDIKFFFNPELNETVLVRPDGRIALQLVGEITVVGHTVEQIRAILIKTYSGQLKNPEVAVLLRSTNVPGEDSGTIAAEGNFVGK
- a CDS encoding glutathione peroxidase, encoding MPYSNPFAPRYALLASLCGLVTLGGCGQDYTNSIGEAVANEPPPQVLPSNQQSSTFDNTKSKPASQIYDFIMEDIENKPRSLNEFKGQVIMIVNTASFCGNTPQYAGLQTLYERYRDQGFTILAFPANDFGKQEPGDNKEIAEFCYTKYSLEFPLFSKITVVGEQKHPLYRYLTEDTDFTGEITWNFQKFLINRKGTVIARYDPRQKPLSPEIVNDIENTLQSS
- a CDS encoding polysaccharide biosynthesis/export family protein, which gives rise to MRILIVVTTFILLCGCNSGWKGMKTVDASSLEPNGYPALAGKTNVEHPSMGNGKEHEQISVDDPRYIIQPGDQLSVKFFFNPELNEEDLVVRPDGHISLQLVHEVKAADLTPAQLKGVLEKKYVGQLKNPEIAVIVRSIREPYRIYVDGEVKTPGEYEMVGSLSVLQAIARAGGMKEDTAKKSDVKVIREDQDGQRFVINVDLDGALNGGDLSQDIRLLPSDMVYVPRSFW
- a CDS encoding UDP-N-acetylglucosamine 4,6-dehydratase family protein, yielding MVTGAGGSIGSELCRQIVALAPKALILYERHENSLYAIAGELTDQGNSGVLHEVLGDITDVPRLHETFKTYRPEIIFHAAAHKHVPLMEVNPGEAFKNNILGTRLVAEAAAHFGAEHFVLISTDKAVNPSSVMGATKRVAELVVQAMASHSQTRFLTVRFGNVLGSNGSVVPRFQKQIKAGGPVTVTHPEVRRYFMLIPEAVILVLQAAALGEQGAIYVLEMGGQIKLVDLARNLIRLSGHVPEKNIPIQFIGLRPGEKLEEELVGECEQAVPSSIDKILRIQSGQSLDPAFLNNILSKLEDVQILGHSPSVIELLLQQLVPTFHRPEILEMAAMSEEYQIH